In one window of Cellulophaga sp. HaHa_2_95 DNA:
- a CDS encoding M15 family metallopeptidase: MFKNFLVIYTPIFELSLGMQWVRISCIMVVFSFFISCKDEPKEVVQDTVKVVEKELDTIKTVPFNIPAKPKLKSLAGLADTTFIRLADYSADFVYDLRYATTNNFLKAKVYDCAECYTRVRTAKALLKANAAFMEKGYKIKFYDCYRPNSVQYKMWEIVPNPQYVANPVKGSIHNKGGAVDITLVTMEGVAVDMGTDFDFFGKKAYHDNYNLPGEILAHRKVLKETMESFGFWSIRTEWWHYNLSAGSNAKIANFKWDCES, translated from the coding sequence ATGTTTAAAAACTTTCTAGTAATTTACACTCCAATTTTTGAATTATCTTTAGGTATGCAGTGGGTTAGAATTAGTTGTATTATGGTCGTTTTTTCGTTCTTTATATCGTGTAAAGACGAGCCCAAAGAAGTGGTACAGGATACCGTTAAAGTAGTGGAAAAAGAACTAGACACTATAAAAACGGTACCGTTTAACATTCCCGCGAAACCTAAGTTAAAAAGCCTAGCAGGCTTAGCGGACACCACTTTCATTCGTTTAGCAGATTATAGTGCAGATTTTGTATATGACTTACGCTATGCAACAACCAATAATTTTTTAAAAGCTAAAGTTTATGATTGTGCGGAATGTTACACCCGTGTAAGGACCGCTAAAGCATTACTCAAGGCAAATGCTGCCTTTATGGAGAAAGGCTATAAGATTAAGTTTTATGACTGTTACAGGCCTAATTCTGTTCAATACAAGATGTGGGAGATTGTGCCAAACCCGCAATATGTTGCAAATCCTGTAAAAGGCTCCATTCATAACAAAGGCGGAGCGGTAGATATTACCCTTGTTACCATGGAAGGAGTAGCAGTAGATATGGGAACAGATTTTGACTTTTTCGGAAAGAAAGCGTATCATGATAACTACAATTTGCCAGGAGAAATATTAGCCCATCGAAAAGTGTTGAAAGAAACTATGGAGTCTTTTGGCTTTTGGTCTATTAGAACAGAGTGGTGGCATTATAATTTGAGCGCAGGGAGTAATGCTAAGATTGCTAATTTTAAATGGGACTGCGAGTCTTAA
- a CDS encoding GMC family oxidoreductase, which translates to MQIIENSTMYDVIIVGSGAGGGMATKILAEAGLKVAVVEAGPYFDPGAPEQQTQLKWPYESPRRGANTVRPFGDFDSAYGGWDIDGEPYTNEEGTNFRWFRSRMLGGRTNHWGRISLRFGPNDFKRKSMDGLGDNWPIGYDDVKPYYDKVDKLIGVFGTNEGLPNDPDGFFLPPPKPRLHELFYIKGARKSNIPVFPSRMSMLTKRINDERGICFYCGQCSRACSVHADFSSGTCLIFPAQKNGGKIDLFVNAMVREITTNEEGKATGVSYINKEDRKEYKLKGKIIVLAASACSSARILLNSKSKQHPNGLGNSSDIVGKYLHDSTGGSRSAFIPDLMNRKMYNEDGVGGMHVYTPWWLDNKKLDFARGYHIEVWGGMGMPSYGFGFNHNDFNKYFGIKVGGYGNPLRDEVKKYYGSTVGFGGRGESIPQRENKCDIDSTKVDEFGIPVLKFKYQWTDHEIKQVGHMHESFEEIIHNMGGTVLGDKPTLAQKNGIYAPGEIIHEVGTTRMGDDPKTSVVNQHQQLHEVDNVFIVDAGPFVSQADKNPTWTILALSWRTSDYIVEQLKMQNI; encoded by the coding sequence ATGCAGATTATAGAAAATTCTACCATGTACGATGTCATAATCGTAGGTTCGGGAGCTGGAGGAGGCATGGCGACCAAAATTCTTGCAGAAGCAGGTTTAAAAGTAGCTGTTGTAGAAGCAGGTCCTTATTTTGATCCTGGAGCTCCAGAACAACAAACACAACTTAAATGGCCGTATGAGTCTCCTAGAAGAGGGGCAAATACAGTTAGACCTTTTGGAGATTTTGATAGTGCCTATGGCGGATGGGATATTGATGGAGAGCCGTATACAAATGAAGAAGGGACAAATTTTAGATGGTTTAGATCTAGAATGTTAGGAGGTAGAACCAATCACTGGGGGAGAATTTCATTACGTTTTGGTCCTAATGATTTTAAGCGTAAAAGTATGGATGGCTTAGGAGATAACTGGCCAATTGGCTACGATGATGTGAAGCCTTATTATGATAAAGTAGATAAGTTGATAGGAGTTTTTGGTACCAATGAAGGTTTACCTAATGATCCAGACGGGTTTTTTCTTCCCCCGCCAAAACCAAGACTTCATGAGTTGTTTTATATAAAAGGAGCTAGAAAATCTAATATTCCGGTGTTCCCATCGCGAATGTCCATGCTTACTAAAAGAATAAATGATGAACGAGGAATTTGCTTTTATTGCGGCCAATGCTCTCGTGCATGTTCTGTGCATGCGGATTTTTCATCAGGGACTTGTTTAATTTTTCCTGCTCAAAAAAATGGCGGAAAAATAGATCTTTTTGTCAATGCCATGGTACGCGAAATTACAACCAATGAAGAAGGGAAAGCCACGGGAGTCTCTTATATTAATAAAGAAGATAGGAAAGAATATAAATTAAAAGGAAAAATCATTGTTCTTGCAGCGTCAGCCTGTAGCTCTGCCCGTATTCTTTTGAACTCAAAGAGTAAACAACACCCTAATGGTTTAGGGAATAGTAGTGATATTGTCGGAAAATATTTACATGATTCAACAGGAGGGAGTAGGTCTGCTTTTATCCCTGATTTAATGAATCGTAAAATGTATAACGAAGATGGTGTAGGAGGAATGCATGTCTATACACCATGGTGGTTGGATAATAAAAAACTAGATTTTGCGAGAGGCTACCATATTGAAGTATGGGGAGGAATGGGAATGCCTAGCTATGGCTTTGGATTTAATCACAACGATTTTAATAAATATTTCGGTATAAAAGTGGGGGGCTACGGAAACCCACTAAGAGATGAAGTAAAAAAATATTATGGTTCTACCGTTGGTTTCGGTGGCCGTGGAGAGTCTATACCTCAAAGAGAGAATAAGTGTGATATAGACTCAACTAAAGTAGATGAATTCGGGATTCCAGTCTTGAAGTTTAAGTACCAATGGACAGACCATGAAATAAAACAAGTAGGGCATATGCATGAAAGTTTTGAAGAGATTATTCATAATATGGGTGGTACTGTTTTAGGTGATAAACCAACATTGGCCCAGAAAAATGGTATTTATGCTCCTGGAGAAATTATACACGAAGTAGGTACGACCCGAATGGGGGATGATCCAAAAACGTCTGTGGTAAATCAACATCAACAACTGCATGAGGTTGATAATGTTTTTATAGTAGATGCAGGTCCTTTTGTATCTCAGGCAGATAAAAATCCAACTTGGACTATTCTAGCCCTATCCTGGAGAACATCAGACTATATTGTAGAACAGCTTAAAATGCAAAACATCTAA
- a CDS encoding alpha/beta hydrolase — translation MTKIVIGCFLLFLEVGLLTAQDTILPIWPKEIPNRIDTDEREVKEYSEILRYRLVQEPTMQVFLPAKRGANAKAMLIFPGGGYQFLAYDWEGTDVAKFLNAQGIAAIVVKSRLPNSKSLIEAHNVPLQDAQRAMRITRANATTWNINPNDIGIIGFSAGGHLAATLGTHFNEEVYAKQDRIDEVSARPDFMALVYPVITMKEKTHQGSKNSLLGKNPSQERVEYFSNEMKVSANTPPTFLIHATDDTAVPVENSLLFYNALRANKVLAALFIYPDGGHGFGLGLHNEFLKEWPNQLLTWIGSLETKQ, via the coding sequence ATGACAAAGATTGTAATCGGTTGTTTTTTGCTTTTTCTTGAAGTAGGATTGCTAACGGCTCAGGATACGATTCTTCCCATTTGGCCTAAGGAAATTCCGAATAGAATTGATACCGATGAAAGAGAGGTAAAAGAATATAGCGAAATTTTGCGGTATAGGTTGGTTCAAGAGCCTACAATGCAAGTATTTTTACCAGCAAAAAGAGGCGCTAATGCTAAAGCGATGCTTATATTTCCTGGAGGTGGTTACCAGTTTCTAGCATATGACTGGGAGGGTACAGATGTGGCAAAATTTTTAAATGCGCAAGGTATTGCAGCTATTGTTGTAAAATCTAGATTACCTAATTCCAAATCTTTAATAGAAGCACATAATGTGCCATTGCAAGATGCGCAACGGGCAATGCGCATCACGAGAGCAAACGCTACAACATGGAATATTAATCCCAACGACATTGGAATTATTGGTTTTTCTGCGGGAGGACATTTAGCAGCTACATTAGGAACTCATTTTAACGAGGAGGTGTATGCCAAGCAAGACCGTATAGATGAGGTAAGTGCTAGACCAGATTTTATGGCCTTAGTGTACCCGGTAATTACTATGAAAGAGAAAACACATCAAGGATCTAAAAATTCCCTTCTAGGAAAAAACCCATCGCAAGAACGGGTGGAATATTTTTCTAACGAAATGAAGGTGAGCGCCAATACGCCTCCTACATTTTTAATACATGCTACAGATGACACAGCTGTACCAGTTGAGAATAGTCTGTTGTTTTATAATGCCTTAAGAGCAAATAAGGTACTGGCGGCTCTTTTTATTTACCCTGATGGCGGACATGGATTTGGATTAGGACTTCATAATGAGTTTTTAAAAGAATGGCCTAATCAATTGCTGACGTGGATTGGTTCCTTGGAAACAAAGCAATAG
- a CDS encoding gluconate 2-dehydrogenase subunit 3 family protein: protein MDRRKSIKSIILGGVAGGLALNGCKPENVEPTGENIALAAENHFGRTPEEKELIEKLNAEQFLHPHELATLNVLVALILPANESYGSALDAGVPDFIEFMTKDYPKFQTPIRGGLMWLDHKSNTDFSVEFIAATPEQQKIVLDAIAYPDVEVPENERPLEVQFFSLIRNLTLTGYYTSKMGIKDLGYVGNSPNVWDGVPEDVLKQHGMAYEEEWLAKCVDQSKRNTKAAWDEKGNLLT from the coding sequence ATGGATAGAAGAAAAAGTATAAAATCGATTATTTTAGGTGGCGTAGCAGGTGGTTTAGCGCTCAATGGCTGTAAGCCAGAAAATGTTGAACCAACAGGAGAAAATATAGCCTTAGCTGCAGAAAACCATTTTGGGAGAACTCCTGAGGAAAAAGAATTGATAGAAAAACTCAATGCAGAGCAGTTTTTACACCCTCATGAATTGGCAACATTAAATGTTTTAGTAGCGTTAATTCTGCCCGCTAATGAAAGTTACGGTAGTGCTTTAGATGCTGGAGTGCCAGATTTCATTGAGTTTATGACGAAAGATTATCCTAAATTTCAAACCCCTATACGTGGTGGTTTAATGTGGTTAGATCATAAGAGTAATACAGATTTTAGTGTTGAATTTATTGCAGCTACGCCTGAACAGCAAAAAATAGTATTAGATGCTATTGCCTATCCCGATGTTGAGGTTCCTGAAAATGAAAGACCTTTAGAGGTTCAATTTTTCTCACTAATAAGAAATTTAACCTTGACGGGTTATTACACCTCAAAAATGGGAATTAAAGATTTGGGGTATGTCGGGAATTCTCCTAATGTGTGGGATGGCGTGCCTGAGGATGTTTTAAAACAACATGGAATGGCTTATGAGGAAGAATGGCTAGCAAAATGTGTAGATCAAAGCAAACGAAATACGAAAGCAGCATGGGATGAAAAAGGGAATTTGCTAACCTAA